In Electrophorus electricus isolate fEleEle1 chromosome 12, fEleEle1.pri, whole genome shotgun sequence, a single window of DNA contains:
- the si:ch211-203d1.3 gene encoding protein phosphatase Slingshot homolog 3, whose translation MALLTLHRSPSVSTAPDECIPRRGILQKRESFAVVKGAVLLLEEGARLGIHEETTPPLYPNARAVGGESGTQHRHLHAMVSLLRPEDTIKLAVQLESVSSVRLRYLLIITTASHKQESLLLGMDFPHMSSDHCTIGLVMPIWSDTQVYLDGDGGFSVTSAEVTRIFKPVSIQTMWSVLQALHGCCERAVHGAVIPGCSLDWAQHYQHHMESDQHCLNEWRAMTGLESVRKDSKGSSTEREAVESEIKAQLRDIMRTEDLESITSKQVRSALEARIGMDMKNYKEYIDNEMMVTMAQMDKPSKILDYLYLGSEWNAANFEELQKNNVGYILNVTMEIDNFYPESFTYMNVRVYDVEATDLLAHWNNTYMFINDARKHGQAVLVHCKMGVSRSASTVMAFLMKQQGWGLDHALNYVRERRPIVQPNDSFFRQLQIYSGILSASKQRHSALWRRKSKSESQQTLDKKSDQEAGSDEEDEEQDEEESPEEDEGDEEEARDVFEEMLPISVPDTAVGEALTAGPVINVPDSDKVSPSPSRSGRMDLFSLMQSIQLDDDDRLSDLENAATQRRSPAHRRRSYKRRALTHQKANVDRSPDPSSQSQNRNQGEAELLTSREEAGQKEGGASG comes from the exons ATGGCTCTGCTCACCCTGCACAGATCGCCGTCTGTTTCCACCGCGCCA gATGAATGCATTCCAAGAAGAGGGATACTTCAGAAGAG agaaAGTTTTGCTGTTGTCAAAGGGGCGGTTCTTCTGCTAGAAGAAGGTGCAAGGTTAGGGATACATGAAGAAACCACACCCCCTCTCTATCCAAATGCTAGAGCTGTGGGCGGGGAATCTGGCACCCAGCATAGACATTTACATGCCATGGTTTCCTTGCTGAGGCCAGAGGACACAATCAAACTG GCTGTGCAGCTGGAGTCTGTGAGCTCAGTCAGGCTGAGGTATCTGCTCATCATCACCACGGCGAGTCACAAGCAGGAGAGTCTCCTCCTGGGCATGGACTTCCCTCACATGAGCAG tgaccaCTGCACAATCGGCCTGGTCATGCCTATATGGAGTGACACACAAGTGTATCTGGATGGTGATGG TGGCTTCAGTGTAACATCTGCAGAGGTCACAAGGATATTCAAGCCTGTGTCCATTCAGACAATGTG GTCGGTGTTGCAAGCCCTGCATGGCTGCTGTGAGCGGGCAGTGCACGGCGCCGTGATCCCAGGCTGCAGTCTGGACTGGGCCCAACACTACCAACACCACATGGAGTCGGACCAACACTGCCTGAACGAGTGGAGAGCCATGACAGGCCTGGAGTCAGTGCGCAAGGACAGCAAGGGCAGCTCCACCGAGCGTGAGGCTGTGGAGAGCGAAATCAAAGCTCAGCTCAGAGACATCATGAGAACAGAGGACCTGGAGAGCATCACCTCCAAACAG gttCGATCTGCTCTTGAGGCCAGGATTGGCATGGACATGAAGAACTACAAGGAGTACATTGACAACGAGATGATGGTCACCATGGCACAGATGGACAAACCATCCAAAATCTTGGACTACCTTTACCTG GGCTCAGAGTGGAATGCTGCAAACTTTGAGGAGCTTCAGAAAAACAA CGTGGGCTATATCCTAAACGTCACCATGGAGATTGATAATTTTTACCCAGAATCCTTCACCTACATGAATGTGAGAGTTTATGATGTAGAAGCGACAGATCTGCTTGCACACTGGAACAACACGTACATGTTCATCAACGACGCAAG GAAGCACGGGCAGGCTGTGCTGGTGCACTGTAAGATGGGAGTGTCTCGATCCGCGTCCACGGTGATGGCGTTCCTGATGAAGCAGCAGGGATGGGGGTTAGACCATGCCCTCAACTACGTCAGGGAACGCCGGCCCATCGTGCAGCCCAACGACAGCTTCTTCAGACAGCTGCAGATATACAGCGGAATCCTGAGTGCCAG TAAGCAGCGCCACAGTGCCCTCTGGAGGCGGAAGTCCAAATCAGAAAGCCAGCAGACACTGGATAAAAAGTCCGACCAGGAGGCAGGGagtgatgaagaggatgaagagcAAGATGAGGAAGAGAGTCCAGAGGAGGACGAGGGTGATGAGGAAGAAGCCAGAGAT GTGTTTGAGGAGATGTTGCCTATCAGTGTTCCAGACACTGCAGTGGGAGAGGCTCTCACAGCAGGGCCTGTAATAAATGTTCCAGACAGTGACAAG GTGTCTCCAAGTCCCAGCAGGAGTGGCAGGATGGATCTGTTTTCTCTTATGCAGTCCATCCAGTTGGATGATGATGACAGACTGAGTGATCTCGAG AACGCTGCCACCCAGAGGCGATCACCAGCACACCGGAGACGGAGTTACAAACGGAGAGCCCTGACTCACCAGAAAGCTAATGTGGACCGGTCTCCTGACCCAAGTAGCCAGTCACAGAACAGAAACCAGGGTGAGGCGGAGCTCTTGACTTCTCGAGAGGAGGCAGGGCAGAAGGAAGGCGGGGCCAGTGGCTAA
- the grhpra gene encoding glyoxylate reductase/hydroxypyruvate reductase has product MKVFVTRRIPQEGMAILKQAGICEVSVWDSDEPVPRSDLLKRVEGVHGLLCMLSDRIDTEVLDAAGPNLKVISTLSVGFDHLAIDELRKRGIRLGYTPDVLTDATAELTVALLLATARRLPEGIQEVKSGGWSSWKPLWLCGYGLSGSTVGVLGLGRIGLAIAQRLKPFGVKRLLYTGRHPKPHAQEVDGEYVPLDTLLCESDFVVVSCALTPDTCGLCDKAFFSKMKTTAVFINTSRGAVVNQDDLFEALSIGQIAAAGLDVTSPEPLPTDHPLLTLTNCVILPHIGSATYSTRATMAKLSANNLLAGLTRDAMPSELKL; this is encoded by the exons ATGAAAGTGTTTGTCACGAGGCGTATACCGCAGGAGGGGATGGCAATTCTCAAACAGGCTGGAAT atgtgAGGTGTCAGTGTGGGATTCTGACGAACCGGTTCCACGGTCTGACCTCCTGAAGAGAGTGGAAGGTGTTCACGGCCTTCTCTGCATGCTGTCGGACCGCATTGACACAGAAGTGCTGGATGCTGCtg GGCCTAATCTGAAGGTGATCAGTACTCTGTCTGTGGGATTCGATCACCTTGCCATTGACGAGTTACGGAAACG agGTATAAGACTGGGCTACACTCCTGATGTTCTGACGGATGCTACAGCTGAGCTGACGGTAGCTCTGCTGTTGGCTACTGCTCGACGCCTGCCTGAGGGTATACAGGAGGTCAAAAG TGGCGGCTGGAGCTCTTGGAAGCCCCTCTGGCTGTGCGGCTATGGACTGTCTGGCAGCACTGTGGGGGTGCTTGGTCTGGGACGCATAG GCCTCGCTATAGCCCAGAGACTCAAACCCTTCGGGGTGAAGAGGTTACTTTACACTGGACGGCACCCCAAACCTCACGCGCAGGAGGTGGACGGTGAATATg TGCCTTTAGACACTCTGCTGTGCGAGAGTGACTTTGTGGTTGTGTCTTGTGCTCTCACCCCGGACACGTGCGGACTGTGCGACAAGGCCTTTTTCAGCAAGATGAAGACCACGGCAGTCTTCATCAACAccagcag AGGGGCTGTGGTAAATCAGGACGACCTGTTTGAAGCCCTGTCTATTGGCCAGATTGCTGCAGCAGGACTCGATGTGACAAGCCCAGAGCCCCTGCCTACAGACCACCCCCTGCTGACCCTGACAAACTGTG TGATTCTTCCTCATATCGGCAGCGCCACATACTCAACACGTGCCACCATGGCTAAGCTGTCAGCCAACAACCTGCTGGCTGGACTGACCAGAGATGCTATGCCCAGTGAGCTGAAGCTCTAG
- the tomm5 gene encoding mitochondrial import receptor subunit TOM5 homolog, protein MFKLEGLGPKMDPEEMKKRMREDVVSSVRNFVIYVVLLRVTPYILKKLDSI, encoded by the exons ATGTTTAAGTTGGAGGGACTTGGTCCAAAAATGGACCCggaggagatgaagaagagAATGCGAGAGGACGTCGTGTCGTCTGTCCGCAACTTTGTGATCTATGTGGTGCTTCTTAGAGTCA CGCCGTACATTTTGAAGAAGCTGGACAGCATATGA
- the si:dkey-109l4.3 gene encoding uncharacterized protein si:dkey-109l4.3, which translates to MEFSEFPSTSNGQALLQKWENGVVETSSDYLLSKRKRSDPNNMDGSAGSRCNSSSCVSIKETKKTSSFVMIDGQRGVYYSETWKPNGGTLYLPVSGGVLANMAKYDQISFEQGCFCIGDAMGRFQNKAQGQAVHCWRYSVVEKKLFIALTYFFTNFQVFQEVLHALECL; encoded by the exons ATGGAATTCAGTGAGTTCCCCTCCACATCAAATGGACAGGCACTTCTGCAGAAATGGGAAAACGGAGTAGTTGAAACGTCGTCGGATTATTTACTCAGTAAACGGAAACGCAGTGACCCAAATAACATGGACGGAAGTGCTGGCAGCAGATGCAACAGCTCGAGTTGTGTTTctattaaagaaacaaaaaaaacaa GCAGCTTTGTCATGATTGATGGTCAGAGGGGTGTATATTACTCCGAGACCTGGAAGCCCAACGGAGGCACTCTGTATCTGCCTGTGAGTGGTGGTGTTTTGGCCAACATGGCCAAGTATGACCAAATCAGCTTTGAGCAGGGCTGCTTCTGCATAGGCGACGCTATGGGGAGATTCCAAAACAAAGCTCAAG GTCAAGCAGTCCACTGCTGGAGATACAGCGTAGTGGAGAAGAAGCTTTTCATCGCCCTCACTTACTTCTTCACAAACTTCCAA GTCTTCCAGGAGGTGCTGCACGCTCTAGAGTGCCTGTAA